In a single window of the Thermus amyloliquefaciens genome:
- the deoC gene encoding deoxyribose-phosphate aldolase, whose translation MELAAHIDHTLLKPTATPEEILKVAEEALEYGFFGLCIPPSYLPLVRERYPHAPFRLVTVVGFPLGYQAKEAKALEAALAFAQGAHEVDMVIHLGRALAGDYAYLEEEVRAVRQAVPKAVLKVILETGHFTPEALERLAEAAIRGGADFLKTSTGFGPRGASPEDVALLVRVAQGRAQVKAAGGIRDRSLALKLLEAGATRLGTSSGVALLKGETGHGY comes from the coding sequence ATGGAGCTGGCCGCCCACATTGACCACACCCTTTTAAAACCCACCGCCACCCCCGAGGAGATCCTCAAGGTGGCGGAGGAAGCCCTGGAATACGGGTTTTTCGGCCTCTGCATCCCCCCCTCCTACCTTCCCCTGGTGCGGGAGCGTTACCCCCATGCCCCCTTCCGCCTGGTCACCGTGGTGGGCTTCCCCTTAGGCTACCAGGCCAAGGAGGCCAAGGCCCTCGAGGCGGCCCTGGCCTTCGCCCAAGGCGCCCACGAGGTGGACATGGTGATCCACCTGGGCCGGGCCCTGGCGGGGGATTATGCCTACCTCGAGGAGGAGGTCCGGGCCGTGCGCCAGGCGGTCCCCAAGGCGGTGCTCAAGGTGATCCTGGAGACCGGCCACTTCACCCCCGAGGCCCTGGAACGCCTGGCCGAGGCCGCCATCCGGGGCGGGGCCGACTTCCTGAAGACCTCCACCGGCTTTGGCCCCCGGGGAGCCAGCCCGGAGGATGTGGCGCTCCTGGTCCGGGTGGCCCAAGGCCGGGCCCAGGTGAAGGCGGCTGGGGGGATCCGCGACCGAAGCCTGGCCTTGAAGCTTCTAGAGGCGGGGGCCACCCGGCTGGGCACCTCCAGCGGCGTGGCCCTCCTGAAGGGGGAGACGGGGCATGGGTACTAG